CGCCGAGGCCAAGGCGTATGCCGGGGCCGCGCGCGCCACCTCCTCGGCAAGGCCGCCGGCGCCGTCGAGCACCAAGCTTGCGTCTATGGCGCCGCCGCCCGAGCCGCCTCCTCGGCTCAATCGGACCGGCGCCGAGTCGCTGACCAAGGACACTAACTTGGTGCCGGAATTTTCCTTGCCGGACTACGACACCAAGACGCGCAGCATGAGCGGGGCCGGCACCACGGGTGCCCCTACCGCGCGCGCGCTGTCTCGGGCTGGCTCGGTTGGCGTCGAGGCGCGCGCGGAATCGGCGAGCGAGACCCACGCCGACCAGCTAAGCAAATTGCTGTCGGAGACCGATGTTTACGTCAAGTACAAGCTGTTTCCCAAGGCCCTGGAGCACTTGCGGCGCGTGTTCTCGCTTGATCCCGAGAACGTCGAAGGTCATGAACGCCTCAAGGACGTCTACCTGGCAACCGGGCGCGAAGACGATGCCTTGGCCGAGTTGCTCAAGCTTGCCGAGATTTTCTCGCCCAGCGATCCCGAGCGCGCCGAGCAGTACCTGCGCGAGCTCCTCACCGTCGATGCGGGGTACCAGGCGGCGCATGATTTGGCGCGGCGGTATCGCCTCGACCTAGCCGACGTCCCTGAGGTCGAGCTCGGCGAGGATAGCGAGTTTGATTTCGATCCCGACGATCTGCATACAGGCACAGTTGATCCCGAGACCGAGGATGTCGGCTTTGAAGAAGTGCTCAGCGCCGACCTCGGTGAGGTGAGCCAGAGCGGCGGTTTGCCGGCCCGCGTGGCGGCGCAAGCCGTGTCCGCCGGTAGCCGCGGGCGCATGGCGATGAGCCCTGCGGAAATCGAACACAGCATCGATCAGCAACTCGAGGCCGCGTCAGATTTTGAGATCGACGAGGTGCCCTTTGATCGCAACGCCGCCAAGGAATTCGACGCCGACCTGACGGCAGATGAGGCTCCGGTCTTTACCAAGGGTCATGACGAGCCGACCAGCACCGGCTCGGAACCGACCGCGCAGGCCGACGCCGCGGCAGGTGGCGCCAGCCTCGAAGATGAGCTCGAAGAGGCCGAGTTCTACGAAGGCCAAGGCCTCCTCGAAGAGGCCACCAATATCATGCGCCGCATAGCCGCGCGGTATCCGCGGCACCCGCTGGTGCGCGCCAAGCTCGAAGAGCTGGGCATCGACTTATCAGCGGCCGGCGCCGCGCAAGGTTCGCCGGCGCCGCAAAAACCACCAGGCCCACCGGCCGCCACGGCATTTACCGCCGCCACGGTCCCCCCGGGGATGTCGCCGCGTGGCCCGGTGCCGTCATTTCCGGCCGCTGGCGGCAAGCCCGCGATCTCGAGCCGTCAAGAAACCGCGACCAAGGTGTCCGGTGCGCCGGCAACTGGTCCGGGCGAATTCACTAAGCCCACGGTGATGTTGCAAAAACCGGTCGAAGACCACGATCTGGATACGCAGTACGATCTGGGCCTAGCCTACAAGGAGATGGGCCTTTACGACGATGCGATTGCCTCGTTTCAAAAAGTTCTGGCGAGCGACTATCGCATCGGCGAATGCATCCTGATGGTCGGCATGTGCCTGCGCCTGCAAGGCCAACATCGGCGCGCCATCGATCAGCTGTCGCGCGGGCTGCGCGAACAGGGCATCTCGAGCAACGAGCAGATGAGCCTGCATTACGAGTTGGCGGTGGCGTATCAAGAGCTTGGCGAAGCCGAGACCGCGGATGCGCTGTTCGCCGAAATCGAAGAGCAGCTGCCCAATTTTGCCGATGTCGCCAAGCGGCGGGCACAATTGCGCGGCGATCGCTCGGCGCAAGGCAAGGGGCGCGCGATGTCTTCGACCGACGACGCCGAGCAGGCCCTCGATAATTTATTTCCCGACGACTAGGAAGCAACTGTGGCCAGCGGAGCCTCAAGAAAAATCGTCTCGTTGCTGGTAAGCCTGATGACGGCGCTGACGACGTTGGCGGCTTCGCAGGCGGCGGCCGAGGTATGGCCGCAACCTGCGGCGGGGCCCTCGGCGAGTGGCGCCCCTGAGGTAATCTTTACCTTTGACGACGGGCCACGCGAGGACACGACGACGCTCATCTTGGATGAGCTGGCGCGGCGCCGGATCCGTGCGGTCTTCTTCTGGGTTGGCTGGCGCGTCCAGGCGCCCTCGCCGGCGCGCCTGGCGGTGGTGCGGCGTGCGGTCGATGAGGGCCATATTATCGCGGGCCATTCGCAGACGCATCCCATGCTGTGCCTGGGCCTGACCGAATCGCAGATTGCCAAGGAAATCGATGATGCCCGGCAGCTGCTGATCAAGCATACTGGCATGCGTATTGACTGGTTTCGCGCGCCTTATGGCACCCGGTGCCCGCTGCTTGAGGCGCTCTTGCTCGAGCGCCGCATGCCCAACATTCATTGGGATATCGACCCGCAGGAATGGCAACCCGGCATGTCGGCAGAGGCCACGGCGCAATTTGTCATCGCCAAGTTGGCGGTGCTGCGAGGCCGGGCGGTGGTCTTGCTGCACGATACCAAGGTCGAATCCGTAAAGGCGCTGCCGATGATCCTCGATTGGATTGAGGCCGAGAATGCACGCCGCCGCGTCATCGGGCAGCGCGGTTTGGTCATCGTGCAGGGCACGGAGCTGGCGTGGGAGCGATCGCGCAGCGGGCTCGGCCAGGTGCTCGCAGATGCCGCGGCGCAGGCGGGGACGGCAAGCGCCGCGATTCTCGCCTCGTTTGCCGCGGCGGCGCCCGCCGCCCCTGATAAAATGCGCTAAGGTTTGCCCCAGGCGCGCCATGTTCTTGATGCGACAATCAAACCTCGAGGATCTCGAGCAAATTCTCGCGGTTGCCGAATACCTCGACACCGTCAATTTGCCAGCGCAGCGCGAGCCGATTCAGGCGATTTTGGAGCTATCGGAGGCGTCGTTTGCGGCCCAGGTCCCGGTGGCGGAGCGCGAGTATCTGTTCGTGCTCGAGGACCTGGCGACGCATCGCGTGATTGGCACCAGCATGGTGCACGCGCAACATGGCACCAAACGCGCGCCGCACATTTTTTTTCGCGTCGAACCCGAAGAGCGCTACTCGTACACGCTCGATCGCTTGTTCGTGCATCAGACGCTGCGAATTGGCTACAACTATAACGGCCCCACCGAAATTGGCGGTCTGATCTTGTTGCCGGAGTATCGTGGCAATCCAAGCGCGCTCGGGCGATTTTTGTCGTACGCGCGGTTCTTATTCATTGCCATGCATCGCCCCCTATTTCGCGAGGTGGTGGTGTCCGAGCTGCTGCCGCCGCTGGAGGCCGACGGCACGAGCCTTTTGTGGGAGCACGTTGGCAAGTTGTTTACCGGCCTGACCTATCAAGAGGCCGATCGGATCTCCAAGCACAACAAAGAGTTTATTACGGCGCTGTTTCCCGATGATCCCATTCATACCGCGCTCTTGCCCGAGGCCGTGCGCGACATCATCGGGCGGGTTGGCACCGAGACCTTGGGCGTCGAAAAAATGCTCAAGCGGGTCGGCTTTCGCTATGCAAATCAGATCGATCCCTTTGACGGCGGGCCGCACTATGTTGCGTCGACCGATGAGATTTCCATCGTGCGCGATAGCCGAACCCGGCGGCTTACGATCGCCGAGGGGGAGGCGAGCAGTTGGGGCATCGCGGCGCATCAGGCAAGCCCGTTTCGCGCCATTTGTGGGCCCATGGGCGTCGATGGCGAGGCGCTGGTGCTTTCCGCGGCGCAGGCAACAACCCTTGGCGTGGGCGCTGGCCAGCAGGTGTGGACAGTGTTTGCGGGCTAACGTATGAACGACCGCATGCAGCGCCTTGGTGGATTTCACATGCGTGGCGAGGTTGCGAACGCCACGGCGTGCGCCTTGGCGATGCTCGTGCTGGGCGGCGCCGTCGGCCAGGCCGGCGCAAACGAGCGAGGGGAGGTGGCGCCCTTTGTGCCGGCGCCTTGGCAGTTTGACCCTGAGCATGCGCGCGTCGTCGGCGTGCACGTGCTCAGCGAGCGCCATTTTGCGGGGCTCTCGCTCGACCTAAAATCGTCGTCCGTTCAGTCGTATGTGCGAACGGAGCCGAAGTTGGCGCTGGTAGTTGGGGTGCTGCACTCGGCGCAAACCCCGGAGGCAGGCGGCATCGCCGCGGGCGAGGCGGTGCGCGCGAGCTTTGATTGGCTGGGCGCTGGCCTTACGGCGAGCCGCAATGCCGGGGACGTAGTGACCGTTGCGGACGATCGGCAAACCCAAGATGATAAGCGCGCTTGGCGCCTCGATCTGTCATGGCGCAATGCCGCCACCGGCGTCACCTCGACGGTAGCCGCGGTGGCGGTGCAAAGCGCGGGCGGTATCGCGCTGACGTATGCAGAGTGTTTTCATGCGCTCGACGCCAACGAAGCCGGCGCCGCCGAGGCGCAACGCGCGTGCGATGATGCCCTAGCGCGCGTCGGCAGCGACGTGCCGACCAACGAGCGCATGGCCTTTGTCGTGCCCCCGCGATCGCCAGCGACCACGGGGGCAGGGGATCAAACTGTGGGAGGGGCCACGGCCGCCGACGCCGCGACGGCGCTGGCCATCGCGCCGCGAAAAACCGCGCGCCTGCCGTTCTATCTCCTGGGCGGAGTGATCTTGGCGGCGGGCTTGGTGCTCGCGGTCAGGGGCGCTCGGCGCAAACAGAAAGCGTAACTCATGGCGAACATAGTCGTAATCGATGACGAGAAAAATATTTGTCGCACCATCGCCATGGTGATGGAAGGCGAGGGCCACCAGGTGCAAACCGCGCAGGATGCCGCCTCTGGGCTGGCGTGCCTCGTCGACGTTGTTCCAGATTGCGTGCTGCTCGACGTCAAGCTGGGCGCAGACAACGGCATCGAGCTAATCTCGCAGCTGCGCGAGACGGCGAAATATGACGTGCCCATCATCATGATTTCGGGCCATGCGGCGATTGATGATGCCGTGGCCGCGACCAAGCTTGGCGCCTTTTACTTTCTTGAAAAACCCCTCGATCGCAATCGGCTGTTGGTGTCGCTGCGCAACGCGCTGGAACGCGTGGCGCTCATGCGTGAGGCCGCGGCGCTGCGCAACTCGGTGGACGGGCGCTTCGCCTTGCTCGGCAAGAGCGCGGCGCTGGACCATGTGCGTCGGCAGATTGGCCGCGTCGCCGGCACCAAGACGCGCGTGCTCATCACGGGCGAAAGCGGCACCGGCAAGGAGCTGATCGCGCGCGCGATCCATCGCCAGAGCGCGGTGGCCGCGGGCCCCTTCGTCAAGGTCAACTGCGCGGCGATTCCGGCCGAGCTCATCGAGAGCGAGCTGTTTGGCCATGAACGCGGCGCCTTCACGGGGGCGGTCGCACGCAAGCGCGGCCTGTTTGAGGTGGCGCACGGCGGGACGATTTTTCTCGATGAGATCGGCGACATGGCACAATCGGCGCAGGCCAAGGTGTTGCGCGTGCTGCAGACCGGCGAGTTTACCCGCGTCGGCGGCGAGGCCTCGGTGACGACGGATGCCCGCGTCTTGGCGGCGACGCACCAAGATCTTGAGGCCATGGTAAAGCAAGGCACGTTTCGCGAAGACCTGTTTTTTCGCCTCAACGTCTTCCCGTTGCATTCACCGCGCCTCGCCGAGCGCAGCGACGACATTCCCTTGCTCGTCGAGGCCTTTATCCAAGAGGCGTGTGAGGAAAATGGCGTCGCGCTGCGCAGCATCGATGAGGCGGCGTTGGCGCTCTTGCAGGCCCACGCGTGGCCGGGCAACATTCGCGAGCTGCGCAACGTCGTTGAGCGCATGGTCATCATGGCGGACGCCGTGATCCGCGTTGAGGATGTGCCGGCGTACCTGCGGGCGGCGCCCGCCGTGGCCGCCGCGGCGCCCAACGCCGAGGCGCAGGCGTATTTGCGCCGCTACGCCGATCGCAACCTCCGCGAATTTCGCGACGAGATCGAGGCCGAGTTTATCCGCATGCGGTTGGCGGATTTTGAGTGGAATATCTCGAAGACGGCCGCGACGCTCGGCATTGAACGAACCAACCTACACAAGAAGTTGCGCGCGCTGGGGATTTCGCGCGACGAGCACGAGGGCACATGACGCCGCGCAAGGGGCGCATCCTCGCGGTCAAGTGGGGCTACAATCCGAACTCGTCGAGCCTAGGCGTCGACGTCACCTTCTTCTTGCTCGGGGCCTCGGCGCTGGCGATCTTGACGCCCGCGGTGTCGGGGCTGTTGTATCTGCGACGGCTGCGCGGCGCGGCCCCAGCCATCGACGATGCGCCACCGCCGGCAACGACTCCCGAGGCGCCGTAATGGCGTGGTGGCGGCCGCGG
The genomic region above belongs to Myxococcales bacterium and contains:
- a CDS encoding sigma-54-dependent Fis family transcriptional regulator, whose amino-acid sequence is MANIVVIDDEKNICRTIAMVMEGEGHQVQTAQDAASGLACLVDVVPDCVLLDVKLGADNGIELISQLRETAKYDVPIIMISGHAAIDDAVAATKLGAFYFLEKPLDRNRLLVSLRNALERVALMREAAALRNSVDGRFALLGKSAALDHVRRQIGRVAGTKTRVLITGESGTGKELIARAIHRQSAVAAGPFVKVNCAAIPAELIESELFGHERGAFTGAVARKRGLFEVAHGGTIFLDEIGDMAQSAQAKVLRVLQTGEFTRVGGEASVTTDARVLAATHQDLEAMVKQGTFREDLFFRLNVFPLHSPRLAERSDDIPLLVEAFIQEACEENGVALRSIDEAALALLQAHAWPGNIRELRNVVERMVIMADAVIRVEDVPAYLRAAPAVAAAAPNAEAQAYLRRYADRNLREFRDEIEAEFIRMRLADFEWNISKTAATLGIERTNLHKKLRALGISRDEHEGT
- a CDS encoding arginine N-succinyltransferase, with product MFLMRQSNLEDLEQILAVAEYLDTVNLPAQREPIQAILELSEASFAAQVPVAEREYLFVLEDLATHRVIGTSMVHAQHGTKRAPHIFFRVEPEERYSYTLDRLFVHQTLRIGYNYNGPTEIGGLILLPEYRGNPSALGRFLSYARFLFIAMHRPLFREVVVSELLPPLEADGTSLLWEHVGKLFTGLTYQEADRISKHNKEFITALFPDDPIHTALLPEAVRDIIGRVGTETLGVEKMLKRVGFRYANQIDPFDGGPHYVASTDEISIVRDSRTRRLTIAEGEASSWGIAAHQASPFRAICGPMGVDGEALVLSAAQATTLGVGAGQQVWTVFAG
- a CDS encoding tetratricopeptide repeat protein yields the protein MSPTVSFRYANASYQARHDRRQAAEPRGLRRALARPRRARAEAVAMALNKEKVMESARKFAEKGQIDKAIKEYQRLVEEDPTDVRVWLKVGDLYAKRGSKAEAVEAYERSARLYEGQGFSLKAVAVYKQILKLDPALIKINRRLGDLYVQLEMNSEAMQHYEAVSTQLLRDGRGREALEVAKVVVELAPEDIAPRIKLAEQYSKEDLVVDAVREFTVACEQLRKAGRTDDFLKVAERLLWHRPDMIDLTRELATLYMRRKDPRRALAKLQICFKADPQDVAVLNLMAEAFGESEQAPKAVQVLKELARIHEQKGERDLAVSAHRRVLQFDPNDAEAKAYAGAARATSSARPPAPSSTKLASMAPPPEPPPRLNRTGAESLTKDTNLVPEFSLPDYDTKTRSMSGAGTTGAPTARALSRAGSVGVEARAESASETHADQLSKLLSETDVYVKYKLFPKALEHLRRVFSLDPENVEGHERLKDVYLATGREDDALAELLKLAEIFSPSDPERAEQYLRELLTVDAGYQAAHDLARRYRLDLADVPEVELGEDSEFDFDPDDLHTGTVDPETEDVGFEEVLSADLGEVSQSGGLPARVAAQAVSAGSRGRMAMSPAEIEHSIDQQLEAASDFEIDEVPFDRNAAKEFDADLTADEAPVFTKGHDEPTSTGSEPTAQADAAAGGASLEDELEEAEFYEGQGLLEEATNIMRRIAARYPRHPLVRAKLEELGIDLSAAGAAQGSPAPQKPPGPPAATAFTAATVPPGMSPRGPVPSFPAAGGKPAISSRQETATKVSGAPATGPGEFTKPTVMLQKPVEDHDLDTQYDLGLAYKEMGLYDDAIASFQKVLASDYRIGECILMVGMCLRLQGQHRRAIDQLSRGLREQGISSNEQMSLHYELAVAYQELGEAETADALFAEIEEQLPNFADVAKRRAQLRGDRSAQGKGRAMSSTDDAEQALDNLFPDD
- a CDS encoding polysaccharide deacetylase family protein, producing the protein MASGASRKIVSLLVSLMTALTTLAASQAAAEVWPQPAAGPSASGAPEVIFTFDDGPREDTTTLILDELARRRIRAVFFWVGWRVQAPSPARLAVVRRAVDEGHIIAGHSQTHPMLCLGLTESQIAKEIDDARQLLIKHTGMRIDWFRAPYGTRCPLLEALLLERRMPNIHWDIDPQEWQPGMSAEATAQFVIAKLAVLRGRAVVLLHDTKVESVKALPMILDWIEAENARRRVIGQRGLVIVQGTELAWERSRSGLGQVLADAAAQAGTASAAILASFAAAAPAAPDKMR